Within the Malus sylvestris chromosome 4, drMalSylv7.2, whole genome shotgun sequence genome, the region AACGTCATATTCTTGATAAGCTCTTCCACAATCATTACTGGAAGGAGAGGGCTATTGAGCTAGCTTATTGCTCGACATAAATTTGTTTCTTCTACTTATTGACATAGCACTACTCAAGTGAAACATTTTGGTATcaaatttcaaaacatttcacccTTGCTTACAATTGGTGATAATTTATCTAATTTTGAGttgttttctttgtattttaagGCATTTGCCAGTTCAGAAGTTATTTCTTACCATGAACTTCATTCTTCAGCCCCAATCTTATGAAAACGACCTTTCCTCCCTTTTTTATACAGAGAAAGCGAACACTTGATCAGTTCCTAAAAGTTAGTAAGTTTGCAGAAGTTTCTCGATTGCATCCTGAGAAATCTGATGTCCATAGTGTCAAAAGATTGAGTACAGGGCATTCCGTCTCATGCTTAACCCATACAAATGCCAACAATGGAATTTCCAAACCACAGCTTCTCTCTAGCTCTCACGGTTCAGGAAGTTTGTTAACATCTGAAGATGAATATCATGGGAAGCCAGGTTCAACATATTTGACCTCTATGGATATGGAAAATTATGGTGCATCTTGCAAGGATAATTCTGCCTCTCCTTTATTTGATACAGATGAATCGAACAATGGTCTGAACACATTGAATCCCAAAAACTTGAGATTCTCTGATGCAACTTTTGCGAATGTTAATGATACAGCCAATAGCTCAGACTCTCCAAGTTTAGAAGAGAATAGTACAGAACTTGAACGTGCGTTGAGGTGTATGATTTTTAGTGATGATTATCTTCCAAGATGTATTCCTGTGAGAGATTTTGATGGTTCAGTTCACCATTCAGATTCATCCAGGTCAATGGAGCAAAATCTGAAACTTCGAGAAGCGGTGAGATTACTATTTACAGATGGTAGTCTTCCGATATCTGTTGTTCCGACTGGTCCTTGTTTTCAGGCGGACGTCCCAGAATGGACAGGTCCAGTAAATAGGAAAACTCTTTATGGTGGAGGTGATTCAGCAGCGTTAAAGTGGTTGGGCATGCGAACGTGGCCCATTAAAGGAAAAAGTGCAGGAACCACAGTGAAAGCACTTGGGAAAGGGAGGTCCAACTCTTGTTCTTGCATATCTCCAGGATCTGTTGGTTGTGTTAAACTCCACATTCATGAACAAAGACTCCTCTTGCAATTCGAACTTGGTCCTGCCTTCCGGAGTTGGAAGTTTGACGAAATGGGAGAATTTGTCTCAAAGTCATGGACATCAACTGAACAACAGAACTTTGAATCTCTTGTGAAAGTGAATCCACTATCAAATGAAGCAAGTTTTTGGAAGATCGCCTATAAGAGTTTCCCTTCCAAGTCTCGGAAGAGCATTTTGAATTACTACTATAATGTGTACATCCCTAGGCGTATGAGCCTCCAGACCAGATCCTCCTGCGATAAAATTGACAGCGACGATGATGAGGCAGAAGAGTAACAGAGGTAGCTGTAAAGATGTAAATCTATAGGGGTAGCTTGATGTTGGCTCTGTATATACTTGTCCCTTCAGGTTTAGCTCCAGGGCAATTTTGAAGACTGAT harbors:
- the LOC126617674 gene encoding uncharacterized protein LOC126617674 codes for the protein MAPSRSRGHDNQESAKKASFPMGDQLQKWKSPFGLYADSDMLVWLKGLALDPCDQKASPDSARQLWNQTLKVRKFLLLGNAESPRRKRTLDQFLKVSKFAEVSRLHPEKSDVHSVKRLSTGHSVSCLTHTNANNGISKPQLLSSSHGSGSLLTSEDEYHGKPGSTYLTSMDMENYGASCKDNSASPLFDTDESNNGLNTLNPKNLRFSDATFANVNDTANSSDSPSLEENSTELERALRCMIFSDDYLPRCIPVRDFDGSVHHSDSSRSMEQNLKLREAVRLLFTDGSLPISVVPTGPCFQADVPEWTGPVNRKTLYGGGDSAALKWLGMRTWPIKGKSAGTTVKALGKGRSNSCSCISPGSVGCVKLHIHEQRLLLQFELGPAFRSWKFDEMGEFVSKSWTSTEQQNFESLVKVNPLSNEASFWKIAYKSFPSKSRKSILNYYYNVYIPRRMSLQTRSSCDKIDSDDDEAEE